Below is a genomic region from Bifidobacteriaceae bacterium.
GCTTGTCTGCGCCTCGGCGCTGGCGGGCGCCAGCCCGGACGCAGTCGTCTTCCTGGGCAGCCCGGGCGTGATGGTTCCGAGCGCCCAGGACTTGCCGACCTCCGCACCCGTTTTCGCGGCCCGGGGCCCGGCGGACCCGATCGCGCTGGCGGCCCTGCTCAGAGCCCTTGGCGGCGGGTTCGGACCCAACCCGGCCTCCGAGGACTTCGGGGCCACCATCCTCCCCGCCGACCGGGACGCCGGCCACAGCGACTATTTCCGCCCCGGCTCCACCCAGTTGGCCGCGCTAGCCGAGGTCGTCATGGCGGACCGCCGCTAACGACCGCCCCAACCCGGCCACCCACCCGCCCACCAGCGACGATGCCGTGTGGCGGGGCGACGGCATCGGGCAAGTTTGTCCGTTTCTCCCCGTCAGGAGCGGGTCATCCGCTACTCGCGGCGAAATCGCCCGCGCCCGCTTTGGCAAGAGGCAGCGGATCCCAGGGGTGAGCCGGGTCAGCCGGTCGCGGCGCGGAACGTGCCGTCGAACAGCACGTTGACCGTTCCGCTGGGAGGCGCCTCGAACCGGAATGCCGTGCGGAAAACCAATCCGTTGCCAAACCCGCAGAACATGGTGTTCCATCGCAGGACGGTCTGGAAGGTGAACGATTGGCCGTTCTTGAGGTTGTTGATCGGGACTCCGCTCAAGTAGACGGTGTAGACGCCGGCCGCTCCCCTGAACATCTTCGCCCTGGTGAAGTTGACCACGCAGGGCTCGGCGAGGAATTCGGAAGGGTCGGCGGCCAAGGGCGCCGACTCGTACTTCTTCTTGCAGCCGGCGCACTTGTATTCCAGCGGGCCTATCGAGGCCAGGTCCCTGGCCTGCTGGTTCATCACGACAGCGGCCAGCAGCGGAGCGCTGCCCGCCGCGAACGCGCCGGCGAACTGCTGGGCCACATTGCGCTTCTTGCCCAGCGGGGTGTAATCGCCGTTGCCGCAGTGCGGACATTTCAACTGGAAAAGGCTCGGAACTTGGTTGTCCACCATGGTCTCCTTTGATCACTAGCACGACGTTTCGGTCATCGTAACGGCGCGGACGCGCTGGATTGGTCTGCGCCGAGCAGACAGTTTCCGCGCAGCCGTCAGGTGCCGTTGAACGGGCCAGGCGCGGATGGGCGATGCCGTCCGGTTGCGTCCGAAGGGGTCGGCTCGCCTCCAAAGCGCGCCGTGAACGTGCCCTGAGCAGATACCCGGCGGGATGTGTTCACAAGCGGCGACGGTCAGGGGTTGGTGGTCAGCTAGTCCATCCACCGCGCGGCCTCATGCTGTTAGATGCCTTGGCAGTGCAGGGCGCTTAGCCGGTCATCATCGGCCTTGGACCGTCGCGGCCTGCCTCTGGACTCCGCCATTGCCTCCCAAGCGTTGGTTACTGCTGGCCCCGATTGTGCCGGTGGCCCGCGAACTAGGGGGCGCAGAAGGGGGCGGGCTGGCGCAAACTAGGCTCGGTGCCGCCCTGTCACTCAGCGTCCGTGGGGCAGACCAAGTCTTGAAGGGTTACGCCGAGAGCTTCGGCGATGTCTTCGAGTCGTTCGAACATGAGTCCGCGTTTGCCCCACTCGACGCCGATCAGCATGTTTCTGGACAGTCCGCATTCCAGGC
It encodes:
- a CDS encoding helix-turn-helix domain-containing protein, which translates into the protein MKRDKDQDRAPLWKARREHLGRRIRSLRLERGLSQEALGLECGLSRNMLIGVEWGKRGLMFERLEDIAEALGVTLQDLVCPTDAE